In a genomic window of Babylonia areolata isolate BAREFJ2019XMU chromosome 3, ASM4173473v1, whole genome shotgun sequence:
- the LOC143279740 gene encoding U6 snRNA-associated Sm-like protein LSm4 has protein sequence MLPLSLLRTAVNHPMLVELKNGETYNGHLVSCDNWMNINLREVICTSRDGDRFWKMPECYIRGSTIKYLRIPDEVIDMVKEEVVQKSKGRGDFKSRGGGNQRGRGRGAFQAGGRGGRGGGRGGGGGGQQRPGKTRGQ, from the exons ATG TTACCGCTGTCCCTGTTACGAACAGCTGTCAACCATCCCATG CTGGTAGAGTTGAAGAATGGAGAAACATACAATGGACATTTAGTGAGCTGTGACAACTGGATGAATATTAATCTCCGAGAAGTCATCTGTACCTCCAGG GATGGAGACAGATTTTGGAAGATGCCAGAGTGCTACATTCGCGGCAGCACCATCAAGTACTTGAGAATCCCTGATGAAGTGATAGACATGGTGAAAGAAGAAGTTGTCCAGAAGTCAAAAGGCAGAGGAGATTTCAAGTCTCGAGGTGGAGGCAACCAGCGTGGAAGAGGCAGAG GAGCATTCCAGGCTGGTGGTCGAGGTGGACGCGGAGGGGGtcgaggagggggaggtggtggacagCAGAGGCCAGGGAAGACCAGAGGACAGTAG